In the Helicobacter colisuis genome, TCCAAAAAAAGCAATATCGTGATTCAACTATTCCACTTAAAGATTCATTTATTGATGGCAAAATTTCTATGCTTGTGCAAGAAATCGGAGAGAAAAATTTAGAAGATTTTCCTAATAAACTTGCTATTTTTAAATATATCAATGAAGATGTGCGAAAACAAAGTGCAAATCGAGTCTTTGAGGTGGCATCGCAGTTTGATAGGGAAACTTTGGTAACAGATTTTAGTCTTAAGGCATTCTCCCCACTTAGAAATGGTGCTGTCATGGCAAACTTTGGAGATCATAGGACTTTTAACTACCAAGGCGAAAATGTAAGCGAATCAAACCATATGGGACTAGATTTAGCAAACATCAAACAAGCACCCGTTCTACTTAGCAATTCAGGAGTTGTTACCCTAAATGAATTTGTAGGCATCAATGGGAACACTATCATCGTTTATCACGGACTTGGACTCTCCACTCTCTATGCGCACCTAACAACACAAAAGGTTAATGTGGGCGATTTGGTTAATGCAGGAGATGAGATTGCTAATACTGGCAATACGGGCTTGGCTTTAGGGGATCATTTGCATTTTGGAGTTTTAATTCAAGGGCATGAAGTTTGGACAGCAGAATGGCTTGATTCTACTTGGATTAAAACCAATATTGATGATATTATTAATGAAGCTAAGATTATAGTGGATAGATTATAGGCAAAATGATGGTAGAAGCACGACAAAGAAGCCTTAGATCTTTTATCTTTATAGCAGGTCAAGAAGAAGAAACTATTGCATATATCCAAAAACATTTTGTCTTGCTAAAAGATTTTTTACTTGTCTTTACCTACCCTATTACAGATAAACTTTTAGAATTTTTGCATTCACAAAAACTCGCCTTTGTCGAACAGAAAAATTCTAAAAAGATTCTCTCTAAACTACCTGAAACCACAATCCCACAAGAATCCATCACAAAAGCAGAATCCACACCACCCACTTCACAAGACCAAGAGCCCAAAAATGAAACACTAATACTGCACAGAACAATCCGTAGCGGAGAAGAAATCATCTCAAAAGGCGATATTACTATTTTTGGTCGTGTGAATAGTGGAGCGATGATTCAAGCTCAAGGTAATGTCCAAATCTTTGGTGAAATTAGTGGTAATGTTTTTTGTAATGGAAATTATATGATTCTAGGTCCTACAAAAGAGGGAAATATTCTTTTTGATGGCGAAATTATTGAAAGAGATAAACTCTCACAAAATTACCAAAAAATTTACAAAAAAAATAATGAAATCATAATTGAGGATTTATTATGAGACAGCAAACACTCGCTAAACCAATTGAATTAGTCGGAATTGGACTACACAAAGGTGTCCCTGTAAAAATGCGCTTAGAGCCTTTAGAAGAAAATAGTGGAATCCACTTTTTTAGAAGTGATGCTGGGGTAAATATCCCACTCAAACCTGAAAATGTCGTGGATACCACAATGGCAACGGTGATTGCTAAAGAGGGGTATAAGGTCTCGACTATTGAACATTTACTCTCTGCAATCCACGCTTATGGGATTGACAATCTAAGAATCGTGCTTGACAATGAAGAAGTGCCTATTATGGATGGCAGTAGTATTGGGTATTGTATGCTACTTGAAGAAGCAGGAATCATACAGCAAAATGCACCTAAAAAAATTCTCAAAATTAAATCCCCCATTGAAGTTAAAGAGGGCGACAAATTTGTAAGGCTAGAGCCAAGCAAAGAGTGTATATTTGACTTTTCTATCCATTTTCCTCACCCTGCCATTGGCACACAAAATTATAAATTCACTTTTTCCACTTATAATTACAAAGAAGAAATTGCTCGTGCAAGAACCTTTGGATTTTTAAATGAAGTGCAATACCTCCGTTCAAAAGGACTTGCGCTAGGCGGTTCTTTAGATAATGCTATCGTGCTAGATGAAACTACGATTTTAAACAAAGACGGATTACGCTACAAAGAAGAATTTGTCCGACACAAAATCTTAGATGCTATTGGTGATATGTGTTTGCTTGGCATTCCTTTGCTTGGTGCTTATGTTTCTTATGCAGGAAGCCATAAACTCAACCACCTTTTAACTAAAAAAATTTTTGAAGAAAATGATGCTTATGAAATCATTCAATCATTCCAAGAAGATGATGATTACGCATTAGCCTATCAAAACGCCTAAAATGCATCAAATTTTTATCATTCCTACAAGCCAACCTATCCTTATTGGGATTTATAAAGATTATAAATTAGAATCTAGTCATTCATTGCCTTCCCAACTCTCTGAGGCGCTTATCCCTTTTTTTGTCAAACTCAAAACACAGGGAATTGTTCCAAAAAATCTTTATTTTGTCCGCGGTCCTGGGAGTTTTATGGCATTAAAACTCATTTATTTATTTGCCAAAACTATGCAAATCACACAAAATTCAAATCTCTTTGCCACTCACGGCTTTTATTTTAATTCTAACTCACCCATTAAGGCATATGGGAATTCTTATTTCGTGCTAGAAAATGATGAAATTACACTAAAATCCTACCCCACTCCACCTAAAATCAAACCTTATATTCTACCTCAAAGACTTGATAAAAGTCTCTTTACAGAGACAATCAATCCACTTTATCTCTTACCACCGGTGTAAAATGACGATTCAAAAAAAAGCAACCATTATCTCTAGCCTTGTCGCCTCTCTTTTAATTTGCGTTAAATTTATTGTAGGAATCTTAAGTGGTTCAGTTGCTATCTTAGCTTCTGCTATTGATTCTTTACTTGATTTATGCATTTCTCTTTTTAATCTTTATGCCATTACCAAATCCGAGCAACCTGCCAATTCTTCTTTTAATTATGGAAAGGGGAAAATCGAATCACTAGCAGCAGTTATTGAGGGTAGCATTATTTCTGCTTCGGGGGCTTTTATTCTCTATGAATCCTTTAAAAAACTCATTTTAGGGAGTGAATTAAATTATCTTACTTATTCTGTATGGGTAATGGTATTTTCTATTATAATTACAACTTTACTCGTTCTTTATCTTAATTTTGTAGCCAAAAAAAGCAATAATCTTGTTATTAAATCTGATGCCTTACACTATAAAACCGATATTTTAAGTAATCTAGCCGTTCTTGTTGCTTTAGTTATGATTTATTTTACAGGATTCAATGAGCTTGATGCACTCTTTGGAATTGGGATTGGAATCTACATTATCTATTCAGCTTGGACGCTTTTAAAAAGTGGAGTTTTGATTTTATTAGATAGGGCGTTAGATGCAAATATTATTCAATCCATTGAAAAAATACTTAATAGTGCGCCTATTAATAGCTACCACGATTTAAAAACAAGACAAAGTGGAGAGACTTATTTCCTTGAAGTGCATTTGGTTTTTAATGCTGAAATTTCTTTATTAGAAGCACATGACATTGCCGATTCCATAGAAAAGCAAATCAAAGCCTTAGAGGGTAGCTGGATTGTTATCACTCACCTAGATCCTGAAGATGATGAGGGGCGCTAATGCAATATTTACTTGATTTTTTACAAACAACACCAATTACCAAAACCAAAATTTATCCCTTTTTGCGATGCAGTGAAGAAGAGGCGCTAATTTTGCGTTATTATTGTAAAGAAATCTTAAAAGGAAATGAAGAGATTCTCTGTCTTGATACTATTAATGCCCTTTTTATACCAAATAGCGATGAAGCAATCTTAAAATTTCTCCCCTTGTTTAAAAACCTCCTTGATTTAGGCTGGTTAAGTCAGAATCTTTTTTTAAAAAACTTAAATAATGAAGTGCTTTATTTAAAGCTACTTAACTCTACTTTTTCTCTAAGTAATAATTTTTTAAAACTCATTCAAGAAGGTGGAATCTACCCTAAACTCCCAAAAATCTCTGCTTATTCAGATCACTTGGATTATCTCAAAGATCAGTTTTTAGTCATTGATATTCTTTCTAGCTTACTTCCCTACAAAAAGGATAATCTCTCCTCCCCTTTTCTTGCTAAGGGTGAGCAAAAAATCAAAGCCTTGCAAGATAGAATCAAACAAAGATTAAATCTCACCAAAGAAAAACCAAATTTAGAAAAAATCTTTGAAGAATACAGCCTTAGCGATCAAGAAAAAATTATTTTTTTAGCACTTTTAAAAGAAGAGTATTCAGGTAGAGAATCCCAAGCAAGAGAACTCAATGCCCTCATCAATCTTGTGAGTTTAAATGATTATGAGAGAATTAAAAATCGTGCCTTATTAGATGATAGAAGTAAGCTTGTCCAAAAAGGCTTAGTAGATTATGATGAAATTTTAAGCACTTTTGAGGGAATCAACCGCACTTTTTTTATCCCCGATGAAATTCTAAAGAAAATCACACACCCTAGCAATGAGAGTAAAAAGCAAAAAATTAGCCTTGAAGCCTTGATTGATAATCAAGATATTTTTGAATTTATCCAACCAAAAACCACTCTTAACAATGTTGTGCTAAACCCACACACAAAAGAAACTTTAGAAACACTTTTAAAACAAATGGATTCAAAAGTTCTCCAAAATCTTAAAAATTGGGGTATCAAAGATAAAAAACGCGGCATTGATGCAAAAATCATCTTTTATGGGGCTGCTGGAACAGGCAAAACAATGACTGCACTTGCCCTAGCCAAATCCCTTAAAAAAAGTATTTTAAG is a window encoding:
- a CDS encoding septum site-determining protein MinC; this encodes MVEARQRSLRSFIFIAGQEEETIAYIQKHFVLLKDFLLVFTYPITDKLLEFLHSQKLAFVEQKNSKKILSKLPETTIPQESITKAESTPPTSQDQEPKNETLILHRTIRSGEEIISKGDITIFGRVNSGAMIQAQGNVQIFGEISGNVFCNGNYMILGPTKEGNILFDGEIIERDKLSQNYQKIYKKNNEIIIEDLL
- the lpxC gene encoding UDP-3-O-acyl-N-acetylglucosamine deacetylase, which encodes MRQQTLAKPIELVGIGLHKGVPVKMRLEPLEENSGIHFFRSDAGVNIPLKPENVVDTTMATVIAKEGYKVSTIEHLLSAIHAYGIDNLRIVLDNEEVPIMDGSSIGYCMLLEEAGIIQQNAPKKILKIKSPIEVKEGDKFVRLEPSKECIFDFSIHFPHPAIGTQNYKFTFSTYNYKEEIARARTFGFLNEVQYLRSKGLALGGSLDNAIVLDETTILNKDGLRYKEEFVRHKILDAIGDMCLLGIPLLGAYVSYAGSHKLNHLLTKKIFEENDAYEIIQSFQEDDDYALAYQNA
- a CDS encoding cation diffusion facilitator family transporter, translated to MTIQKKATIISSLVASLLICVKFIVGILSGSVAILASAIDSLLDLCISLFNLYAITKSEQPANSSFNYGKGKIESLAAVIEGSIISASGAFILYESFKKLILGSELNYLTYSVWVMVFSIIITTLLVLYLNFVAKKSNNLVIKSDALHYKTDILSNLAVLVALVMIYFTGFNELDALFGIGIGIYIIYSAWTLLKSGVLILLDRALDANIIQSIEKILNSAPINSYHDLKTRQSGETYFLEVHLVFNAEISLLEAHDIADSIEKQIKALEGSWIVITHLDPEDDEGR
- a CDS encoding ATP-binding protein, with protein sequence MQYLLDFLQTTPITKTKIYPFLRCSEEEALILRYYCKEILKGNEEILCLDTINALFIPNSDEAILKFLPLFKNLLDLGWLSQNLFLKNLNNEVLYLKLLNSTFSLSNNFLKLIQEGGIYPKLPKISAYSDHLDYLKDQFLVIDILSSLLPYKKDNLSSPFLAKGEQKIKALQDRIKQRLNLTKEKPNLEKIFEEYSLSDQEKIIFLALLKEEYSGRESQARELNALINLVSLNDYERIKNRALLDDRSKLVQKGLVDYDEILSTFEGINRTFFIPDEILKKITHPSNESKKQKISLEALIDNQDIFEFIQPKTTLNNVVLNPHTKETLETLLKQMDSKVLQNLKNWGIKDKKRGIDAKIIFYGAAGTGKTMTALALAKSLKKSILSFDCSKILSMYVGESEKNVRKIFDTYKELCKESKESPILLLDEADQFLSMRSTSANSADKMHNQMQNIFLEQIEKFNGILIATTNLLETIDTAFSRRFNYKIEFKKPNLEERLLLWEKLLPKNAPYEKTFNLKSLAEFSLTGGQIFLVIKNTAFLVATQESPLFTTQIFIEEIKRELNSNFDGQREMGFHI